The genomic region CGGAGGTAGTACACCGGCTCCGGATCGCGCAGGTACGCCATCACGCGCACGCCGCGACCGTCGAGGGTGTCCATCTTCTCCGCCGTCAGGAGCGCATCACCGCCGTCCGCCGTCACCAGGTCGCGGACGGGCACGAACGCGGCGTGCTCCGGGTTCTCGAGATCCACGATCACGTAGCCGCGGCTCTCGTGGTCCGCGATGGCGGCCTGCACCGCCTTCTTCCGGGTCAACTCGTTCTGCGCGAACCGCAGCTCGTGGGCGAACCGCCCGGGGTTCGTTCGCACGGTCTCGATGAGGCGCGCCTGGATCTTCGGGTACTCGTCGAACTCGACGAGCGCGGCGGCCTGGTCGAGGGTGAGCTGGTGGTCGGTGAGCGCCGCGGCCGCGGAGGGCGTGTTCGCGACCGCGAGCGTCTTCTTGACGGTCCGCGCCCCGGTGCCCGTGCGCTTGGAGATCGCTGTGGCGCTCAGCCCCTCGAACTGTAGCTGCTTGAACGCGACCGTCCGCTCCGTGTCCGTGAGCGCCAGGCGCTGGTCGTTCTCGACGAGCTGCTGCACGATCCGCTCGGCGGTGGTCTCGTCGCCCTCGATGATGTGAACGGGCATCGTGCCCAGGCCGACCTCTCGTGCGGCGAGGGTGCGGCGCTGTCCGGCCCGGACGAGCACGCGGCCCTCCTGGTCGCGGCGAGCACGGACCGGGGTCAAGACGCCGTTCGCTCGGATGCTGTTCACGAACTCCCGGTCGAGGTCCGCGCTGGGGCGGACGTTCTC from Clavibacter michiganensis subsp. insidiosus harbors:
- a CDS encoding ParB/RepB/Spo0J family partition protein produces the protein MTITEKTTSPVGVIEYLDPNTLILEENVRPSADLDREFVNSIRANGVLTPVRARRDQEGRVLVRAGQRRTLAAREVGLGTMPVHIIEGDETTAERIVQQLVENDQRLALTDTERTVAFKQLQFEGLSATAISKRTGTGARTVKKTLAVANTPSAAAALTDHQLTLDQAAALVEFDEYPKIQARLIETVRTNPGRFAHELRFAQNELTRKKAVQAAIADHESRGYVIVDLENPEHAAFVPVRDLVTADGGDALLTAEKMDTLDGRGVRVMAYLRDPEPVYYLRDPEAVGYRRDETSTTATSAAASGMSEEQKAERRRVIANNKAWDSAESVRREFVAALVKRRALPKDAAQVIAVGLTTHRHEVGRAV